A single Vigna radiata var. radiata cultivar VC1973A chromosome 8, Vradiata_ver6, whole genome shotgun sequence DNA region contains:
- the LOC106771079 gene encoding pentatricopeptide repeat-containing protein At1g62914, mitochondrial isoform X2, with amino-acid sequence MQFLKLPRLLMPHMRRIHLHSQPSPSQSTYRFCGIDDAVALFHRMVDMHPLPSIVEFTKILGMIVKMKYYTTAIKLYNLMESKGVVPFTVTFNILINCFCHMGRMNFAFSVMGKILKWGCQPNVVTFTTLIKGLCLNDMMLDALHIYDMVARRNLFDDVLHGTFINGLCKSKMGNTGAAIQLLRGQVAKPNIVMYNTVIHVLCKDGHINEARVLCSKMIVQGICPDIFTFSSLIYGLCRAGQRKEVRSLLNGYCLNNKVDEARELFNLMIERGEHDIISYNILMNGYCLNNKVGEAKKLFHRMIERGEQPDITTYTILMHGYCLIDRVEEARELFHGMIERGLVPDVWSYNILIKGYCKIERVGEAKRLLEHMRLTNLVPNIITYNILLESLCSSEHVDKAIAFFKHLIIERRFAPNVWSYNILISGCCKNRRLDEAMNLFNQMCFKNLVPDIMTYNILISGCCKNRRLDEARNLFNQMRFENLVPDIVTYNILLDALCNVKQLDKAIALLKYQIDQDISPNLRTYNILINGLHKSGRPKTARKIFQYLFIRGYHPDVLTYIINELCKGGFLE; translated from the exons ATGCAATTCCTGAAACTTCCTCGCCTTCTTATGCCACATATGAGGAGGATACATCTACATTCGCAGCCATCGCCATCGCAAAGCACTTACAGATTTTGTGGTATTGATGATGCTGTGGCTTTGTTTCATCGCATGGTTGATATGCATCCCCTGCCATCGATTGTGGAATTCACCAAAATCTTAGGAATGATTGTGAAGATGAAATACTATACGACAGCTATTAAACTATATAACCTAATGGAATCTAAGGGTGTTGTGCCGTTTACTGTCACTTTTAACATTTTGATCAACTGTTTCTGCCACATGGGTCGGATGAATTTTGCATTCTCTGTAATGGGTAAGATTCTTAAGTGGGGTTGTCAACCAAATGTTGTGACTTTTACTACGCTGATAAAGGGGTTGTGTCTTAATGATATGATGCTGGATGCACTACACATTTACGATATGGTTGCACGAAGGAATCTGTTTGATGATGTTCTCCACGGAACCTTTATCAATGGGCTGTGTAAGAGTAAGATGGGAAACACAGGAGCTGCCATTCAACTGCTTCGGGGACAGGTGGCTAAGCCCAATATTGTAATGTACAATACAGTTATCCATGTTTTGTGCAAAGATGGACATATAAATGAGGCACGTGTTTTGTGTTCCAAAATGATCGTTCAGGGAATTTGCCCAGATATTTTCACTTTTAGTTCATTAATTTATGGTTTGTGTCGTGCAGGCCAACGGAAAGAAGTTAGATCTTTGCTGAATGGGTATTGTTTAAACAATAAAGTGGATGAGGCAAGAGAGTTATTTAATTTGATGATTGAAAGAGGTGAACATGACATTATTAGTTACAATATTTTGATGAATGGATATTGTTTAAACAATAAAGTTGGTGAggcaaaaaaattatttcataggATGATTGAAAGAGGTGAACAACCTGACATTACTACTTATACTATTTTGATGCATGGGTATTGTTTGATTGATAGAGTGGAAGAGGCAAGAGAATTATTTCATGGGATGATTGAAAGGGGTTTGGTGCCTGATGTTTGGAGCTATAACATCTTGATTAAAGGTTATTGCAAGATTGAAAGAGTGGGTGAAGCTAAGAGATTACTTGAACATATGCGTCTTACGAATTTAGTTCCAAATATTATAACTTACAATATCTTGTTAGAATCTTTATGTAGTAGTGAGCATGTTGACAAGGCAATTGCATTTTTTAAACATCTCATCATTGAAAGACGTTTTGCCCCTAATGTTTGGAGTTACAAC ATCTTGATTAGTGGCTGTTGCAAGAATAGAAGATTGGATGAAGCCATGAATCTTTTTAATCAAATGTGTTTCAAGAATTTGGTTCCAGATATTATGACCTACAACATCTTGATTAGTGGCTGTTGCAAGAATAGAAGATTGGATGAAGCCAGGAATCTTTTTAATCAAATGCGTTTCGAAAATTTGGTTCCAGATATTGTGACCTACAATATTTTGTTAGATGCTTTATGCAACGTGAAGCAACTTGACAAGGCAATTGCactattaaaatatcaaattgatCAGGATATTAGTCCAAATTTGCGCACATACAATATACTTATAAATGGGTTGCACAAAAGTGGGAGGCCAAAGACTGCACGGAAGATTTTCCAGTATCTTTTCATTAGAGGCTATCATCCAGATGTCCTAACCTATATAATAAATGAACTTTGTAAAGGTGGATTTTTAGAATAA
- the LOC106771079 gene encoding pentatricopeptide repeat-containing protein At1g62914, mitochondrial isoform X1, translating into MQFLKLPRLLMPHMRRIHLHSQPSPSQSTYRFCGIDDAVALFHRMVDMHPLPSIVEFTKILGMIVKMKYYTTAIKLYNLMESKGVVPFTVTFNILINCFCHMGRMNFAFSVMGKILKWGCQPNVVTFTTLIKGLCLNDMMLDALHIYDMVARRNLFDDVLHGTFINGLCKSKMGNTGAAIQLLRGQVAKPNIVMYNTVIHVLCKDGHINEARVLCSKMIVQGICPDIFTFSSLIYGLCRAGQRKEVRSLLNGYCLNNKVDEARELFNLMIERGEHDIISYNILMNGYCLNNKVGEAKKLFHRMIERGEQPDITTYTILMHGYCLIDRVEEARELFHGMIERGLVPDVWSYNILIKGYCKIERVGEAKRLLEHMRLTNLVPNIITYNILLESLCSSEHVDKAIAFFKHLIIERRFAPNVWSYNILISGCCKNRRLDEAMNLFNEMCFKNLVPDIMTYNILISGCCKNRRLDEAMNLFNQMCFKNLVPDIMTYNILISGCCKNRRLDEARNLFNQMRFENLVPDIVTYNILLDALCNVKQLDKAIALLKYQIDQDISPNLRTYNILINGLHKSGRPKTARKIFQYLFIRGYHPDVLTYIINELCKGGFLE; encoded by the coding sequence ATGCAATTCCTGAAACTTCCTCGCCTTCTTATGCCACATATGAGGAGGATACATCTACATTCGCAGCCATCGCCATCGCAAAGCACTTACAGATTTTGTGGTATTGATGATGCTGTGGCTTTGTTTCATCGCATGGTTGATATGCATCCCCTGCCATCGATTGTGGAATTCACCAAAATCTTAGGAATGATTGTGAAGATGAAATACTATACGACAGCTATTAAACTATATAACCTAATGGAATCTAAGGGTGTTGTGCCGTTTACTGTCACTTTTAACATTTTGATCAACTGTTTCTGCCACATGGGTCGGATGAATTTTGCATTCTCTGTAATGGGTAAGATTCTTAAGTGGGGTTGTCAACCAAATGTTGTGACTTTTACTACGCTGATAAAGGGGTTGTGTCTTAATGATATGATGCTGGATGCACTACACATTTACGATATGGTTGCACGAAGGAATCTGTTTGATGATGTTCTCCACGGAACCTTTATCAATGGGCTGTGTAAGAGTAAGATGGGAAACACAGGAGCTGCCATTCAACTGCTTCGGGGACAGGTGGCTAAGCCCAATATTGTAATGTACAATACAGTTATCCATGTTTTGTGCAAAGATGGACATATAAATGAGGCACGTGTTTTGTGTTCCAAAATGATCGTTCAGGGAATTTGCCCAGATATTTTCACTTTTAGTTCATTAATTTATGGTTTGTGTCGTGCAGGCCAACGGAAAGAAGTTAGATCTTTGCTGAATGGGTATTGTTTAAACAATAAAGTGGATGAGGCAAGAGAGTTATTTAATTTGATGATTGAAAGAGGTGAACATGACATTATTAGTTACAATATTTTGATGAATGGATATTGTTTAAACAATAAAGTTGGTGAggcaaaaaaattatttcataggATGATTGAAAGAGGTGAACAACCTGACATTACTACTTATACTATTTTGATGCATGGGTATTGTTTGATTGATAGAGTGGAAGAGGCAAGAGAATTATTTCATGGGATGATTGAAAGGGGTTTGGTGCCTGATGTTTGGAGCTATAACATCTTGATTAAAGGTTATTGCAAGATTGAAAGAGTGGGTGAAGCTAAGAGATTACTTGAACATATGCGTCTTACGAATTTAGTTCCAAATATTATAACTTACAATATCTTGTTAGAATCTTTATGTAGTAGTGAGCATGTTGACAAGGCAATTGCATTTTTTAAACATCTCATCATTGAAAGACGTTTTGCCCCTAATGTTTGGAGTTACAACATCTTGATTAGTGGCTGTTGCAAGAATAGAAGATTGGATGAAGCCATGAATCTTTTTAATGAAATGTGTTTCAAGAATTTGGTTCCAGATATTATGACCTACAACATCTTGATTAGTGGCTGTTGCAAGAATAGAAGATTGGATGAAGCCATGAATCTTTTTAATCAAATGTGTTTCAAGAATTTGGTTCCAGATATTATGACCTACAACATCTTGATTAGTGGCTGTTGCAAGAATAGAAGATTGGATGAAGCCAGGAATCTTTTTAATCAAATGCGTTTCGAAAATTTGGTTCCAGATATTGTGACCTACAATATTTTGTTAGATGCTTTATGCAACGTGAAGCAACTTGACAAGGCAATTGCactattaaaatatcaaattgatCAGGATATTAGTCCAAATTTGCGCACATACAATATACTTATAAATGGGTTGCACAAAAGTGGGAGGCCAAAGACTGCACGGAAGATTTTCCAGTATCTTTTCATTAGAGGCTATCATCCAGATGTCCTAACCTATATAATAAATGAACTTTGTAAAGGTGGATTTTTAGAATAA